A window of uncultured Litoreibacter sp. contains these coding sequences:
- a CDS encoding pseudouridine-5'-phosphate glycosidase has translation MSLDMIRSAEVAAAHAAGRPIVALESTIITHGMPHPQNVEMARGVEQIIREEGATPATIAVLDGTLHIGLEDAQLIALAQRHDAAKLSRADMAICLAQGGTGATTVAATMIAAHLAGIDVFATGGIGGVHRGAEQSFDISADLQELAQTPVTVVAAGAKAILDIPKTLETLETLGVPVIAYGQDSLPAFWSSASDIAAPQRLDTPDQIAASHHIRAALGVPGGQLIANPVPHEDHIPQDDIEPIITQALSEAEAQNITAKAVTPFLLKRIFELTEGRSLATNIALVRNNARLAAQIACALGKSSS, from the coding sequence ATGAGCCTTGATATGATCCGCTCCGCCGAGGTCGCCGCCGCCCATGCCGCAGGCCGCCCGATTGTAGCGCTTGAAAGCACCATCATCACCCACGGCATGCCGCATCCGCAGAACGTTGAAATGGCGCGCGGCGTGGAACAGATCATCCGCGAAGAAGGCGCGACACCTGCCACCATCGCTGTGTTAGATGGTACGCTTCATATCGGCCTTGAGGACGCGCAGTTGATCGCGCTCGCGCAACGACATGATGCCGCCAAGCTCAGCCGCGCCGATATGGCGATCTGCCTGGCCCAAGGCGGTACTGGTGCCACGACCGTCGCCGCGACCATGATCGCTGCACATCTGGCAGGCATTGACGTCTTCGCGACGGGCGGCATCGGCGGCGTGCATCGCGGAGCGGAGCAGAGCTTTGACATCTCCGCCGACCTGCAGGAGCTGGCCCAAACCCCCGTCACTGTTGTGGCCGCCGGGGCGAAAGCCATCCTCGACATTCCCAAAACGCTGGAGACGCTCGAAACGCTCGGCGTGCCGGTGATCGCTTACGGCCAGGACAGCCTGCCTGCGTTCTGGTCGTCGGCCTCCGACATTGCCGCGCCGCAACGCCTTGATACGCCAGACCAGATCGCCGCGTCGCACCATATACGCGCGGCGTTGGGCGTGCCGGGCGGCCAACTCATCGCCAACCCGGTGCCGCATGAAGATCATATCCCGCAGGACGACATTGAACCAATCATCACGCAGGCCCTGTCAGAGGCAGAGGCGCAAAACATCACCGCCAAGGCGGTAACCCCATTCCTGCTGAAACGCATTTTTGAGCTGACAGAGGGCCGGTCTCTGGCCACCAACATCGCCTTGGTGCGCAACAACGCCCGGCTGGCGGCACAAATCGCCTGCGCATTGGGCAAATCATCGTCGTAA
- a CDS encoding PfkB family carbohydrate kinase — MSKQPDILCIGAVLWDIIGRATAHMRVGSDVPGRITRLPGGVAMNIAMALKAYGMSPAILTAIGQDDEGAELIRACTRLGIDAGHVYRSEDLPTDRYMAVEGGNGLIAAVADAHSLEAAGDKILRPLGAALKGWDGLVALDGNLTVALLEQIAHAPEFEQTDLRVAPASPGKAERLIPYLSHPKATIYVNLEEANLLLHRTIDNSAEAASALTDHGLYRAVVTDGPNPATVATKAGVITLTPPEVLVTRVTGAGDTFMAAHIASEAQGADGQAALKRALEAAATYISGESYQ, encoded by the coding sequence ATGAGCAAACAACCTGACATCTTATGTATCGGCGCGGTGCTGTGGGACATCATTGGCCGCGCGACCGCGCATATGCGCGTGGGCTCCGACGTGCCGGGCCGCATCACGCGGCTGCCCGGCGGGGTCGCAATGAACATCGCCATGGCCCTGAAGGCCTATGGCATGTCCCCCGCCATCCTGACCGCCATCGGGCAGGATGATGAGGGCGCGGAGCTGATCCGCGCCTGCACCCGGCTGGGCATTGACGCGGGCCATGTCTACCGCTCCGAGGACCTGCCCACTGATCGCTACATGGCGGTTGAAGGTGGCAACGGCCTGATTGCCGCCGTGGCCGACGCGCATTCGCTGGAAGCTGCGGGCGACAAGATCCTGCGGCCACTTGGCGCCGCGCTGAAAGGCTGGGACGGTTTGGTGGCGCTGGACGGGAACCTGACCGTCGCGCTGCTGGAACAGATCGCCCATGCCCCCGAATTTGAGCAGACCGACCTGCGCGTAGCCCCCGCCTCCCCCGGCAAGGCGGAACGGCTCATCCCCTACCTGTCGCACCCCAAGGCCACGATCTACGTCAACCTTGAAGAGGCCAACCTGCTGCTGCACCGCACCATAGACAACAGCGCCGAGGCCGCGTCGGCCCTGACGGATCACGGCCTGTACCGCGCCGTCGTCACAGACGGACCCAACCCCGCCACCGTAGCCACCAAGGCCGGGGTCATCACCCTGACCCCGCCCGAAGTTCTGGTCACCCGCGTCACCGGCGCGGGCGACACGTTCATGGCCGCCCATATCGCGTCTGAGGCGCAAGGCGCGGACGGGCAAGCCGCGTTGAAACGCGCGCTGGAAGCCGCCGCCACCTATATCTCCGGGGAAAGCTACCAATGA
- a CDS encoding TetR/AcrR family transcriptional regulator, translated as MTNTRTRILDIAQDAVLAKGFEATSIEEITAAAEITKGGFFYHFADKNALALALVDRYIDDEEALFDDLFGRAAQLSDDPLQTMLIGLKLMAELLENMPEGHPGCLVATSCYQARLFDGQVQQANRRAMLSWRARFLTMFEDIAAQHPPKDKVDLSDLADMLSGVVEGGIILSKAVDDPNATARQVLMFRSYVKILFQP; from the coding sequence ATGACGAACACCCGCACCAGAATCCTCGATATCGCGCAGGACGCCGTTCTGGCCAAAGGGTTCGAGGCCACCTCAATCGAAGAAATCACCGCCGCCGCCGAGATCACCAAAGGCGGGTTCTTCTACCATTTCGCTGACAAGAACGCCCTCGCCCTTGCCTTGGTCGACCGCTACATCGACGACGAGGAAGCGCTGTTTGACGACCTGTTTGGCCGCGCCGCGCAGCTGAGCGATGACCCGCTGCAAACAATGCTCATCGGGCTGAAGTTGATGGCGGAGCTGCTGGAAAACATGCCCGAGGGCCACCCCGGCTGCCTTGTCGCCACCTCCTGCTACCAGGCGCGGCTGTTCGACGGTCAGGTGCAGCAGGCCAACCGGCGCGCCATGCTGTCCTGGCGCGCGCGGTTTCTGACCATGTTCGAGGATATCGCCGCCCAGCACCCCCCAAAGGACAAGGTCGACCTCAGCGATCTGGCCGACATGCTGTCGGGCGTCGTCGAGGGCGGGATCATCCTGTCCAAAGCGGTGGACGACCCAAACGCGACCGCGCGGCAGGTGCTGATGTTCCGCTCTTATGTGAAGATCCTGTTTCAGCCGTAA
- a CDS encoding homocysteine S-methyltransferase family protein, which produces MTISDRIAQMMNTDQPYLTDGGLETWLIFERGFELPAFAAFPLLRQDEGRAALVEYFAKFLDVAENAGRGFVLDTPTWRAGVAWCDALGLSAAEIMAANKDAVALAKTIRAARETSDLPIVINGQIGPAGDAYDGDRVLGIAAAEKIHEPQIAALAEAGADLVSALTLGTTSEAIGIAHAAIAADIPFVVSFTTETDGKLPNGTTLADAIREVDNVTGGAPLYYMINCAHPDHFRGRLEGGGADWLSRIRGVRANASRLSHAELDEATQLDAGDPIEFGALSHALGRMLPNLSMLGGCCGTDHRHVHHIATAAQGGS; this is translated from the coding sequence ATGACAATTTCCGATCGCATCGCGCAGATGATGAACACCGACCAACCCTACCTGACCGACGGGGGTTTGGAGACATGGCTGATCTTTGAACGGGGCTTTGAGCTTCCAGCCTTCGCGGCCTTTCCCTTGCTGCGCCAAGACGAAGGCCGCGCGGCTTTGGTGGAGTACTTCGCCAAATTCTTGGACGTGGCAGAGAACGCCGGGCGCGGGTTTGTGCTGGATACGCCGACATGGCGCGCGGGCGTGGCTTGGTGTGACGCGCTCGGCTTGAGCGCTGCGGAGATCATGGCAGCCAACAAAGATGCCGTGGCCTTGGCAAAGACGATCCGTGCCGCGCGCGAAACCTCAGATTTGCCGATTGTGATCAACGGCCAGATTGGCCCCGCGGGTGATGCCTATGACGGGGACCGGGTGCTCGGCATCGCGGCGGCGGAGAAGATCCATGAGCCACAGATCGCGGCATTGGCAGAGGCGGGTGCCGATCTTGTCAGCGCCTTGACATTGGGTACCACCTCCGAGGCCATCGGGATCGCCCATGCCGCCATTGCGGCGGACATCCCCTTTGTGGTGTCCTTCACGACCGAGACGGATGGCAAACTGCCCAATGGGACCACCTTGGCCGACGCCATTCGCGAGGTGGACAATGTCACCGGCGGCGCGCCGCTTTATTACATGATCAACTGCGCGCATCCCGACCATTTCAGGGGCCGGCTTGAAGGGGGCGGGGCCGATTGGCTCAGCCGCATAAGGGGCGTGCGCGCCAATGCGTCCCGTCTGAGCCATGCTGAGTTGGACGAGGCCACCCAGCTGGATGCGGGTGACCCGATCGAGTTTGGTGCTCTCAGCCACGCTTTGGGGCGGATGCTCCCTAACCTCAGCATGCTTGGCGGGTGCTGCGGCACTGACCACCGCCACGTGCATCACATCGCGACGGCGGCGCAAGGAGGGTCATGA
- a CDS encoding GNAT family N-acetyltransferase: MMDLVLRPARPADAPVMARLVNMAGEGLPLALWTGMAAPGEDPWDVGAARAARDEGAFSWRNALVAERDGAVQGMIITYEVDSEPEMPDAETPPVFVPLIALEAKAPGTRYINVLATLPDARRTGVGTALMQAVEGDAPAAGLSLIVASGNAAARRFYAGLGYGEVARMAVVEGMGWQTDHQDWILVTRP; this comes from the coding sequence ATGATGGATTTGGTATTGAGACCGGCGAGGCCCGCCGATGCGCCGGTAATGGCGCGGCTGGTGAACATGGCGGGCGAGGGGCTGCCCCTGGCGCTTTGGACCGGCATGGCCGCCCCGGGCGAAGACCCTTGGGACGTTGGTGCGGCCCGGGCTGCACGGGACGAAGGCGCGTTTTCATGGCGCAACGCCTTGGTCGCCGAACGGGACGGCGCGGTACAGGGGATGATCATCACCTATGAGGTGGATAGCGAACCAGAGATGCCGGATGCCGAGACACCACCCGTATTTGTGCCGTTGATTGCGCTGGAAGCCAAAGCGCCTGGGACCCGCTACATCAACGTGCTGGCCACCTTGCCCGACGCGCGGCGCACAGGTGTGGGCACGGCGCTGATGCAAGCGGTCGAAGGTGACGCACCCGCAGCGGGGCTGTCCTTGATCGTGGCCAGCGGCAACGCCGCCGCGCGACGGTTTTATGCGGGGCTTGGCTATGGCGAGGTGGCGCGGATGGCTGTGGTTGAAGGCATGGGATGGCAGACGGATCATCAGGATTGGATCTTGGTCACCCGGCCTTGA